CAACCCCCAGAAAGCCCAGGCCCGCGAAATGCAGCAGGCTTTTTTTATCCAGATGTTCCTTTTTCTTCTTAAGCGTCCTGAGCGCAAAGGGAATTAAAACAAGACCGCCGATCAAAAAACGGGTCAGGTTCATCTGTACAGCGTTAAACTGACCTGAAACACTTTTGAGGGCGATCTCCATCGAACTGAAAAACAGCGTCGCAATGACAATATATAAATAGCCTTTTTTCAAAATCAAATCTTCCTTTCATTTTTCGTACAGTAACGATTTTACCTCTCTCATTACCATAAGTAAAATGAAATATTCTTATGTGCTTTATAACCGTTGGTTATGGCAAAATAATATCCAGAAAAGCCTCTGCCGCCTTGGAGATACCGCCTTTTTTCCGCTTGATCACACAGATCTGCCGCTTCGGCATCTCAATCTTAGCCCGGATCTCGATCAGGCTCCCCTGCTCCAGGCGCTCCTGTGCTACATCGCGCACCGCGATGCCTATACCCAGGTTTCTTTCTGCGTAAGGCATGATCAGCTCCATGGTGCCCAGTTCAAAGGCCGGCTCCAGCCGTATCTTATGCTTGAGGAAAAACGAGTCCAAATAGTGCCGGCTGGCCGTGTTGCGCTCCGTACAGATAATGGGGTGCGCCATGATCTCCTCAAAGCTCAGCACCTTTTCGGCAAGCGGCGCGTAATCCAGCCCCGCCACAAAAACATCCTGGATCTCCCGGATCGGGTGAATCTCAATATCGTCTGAGGCCGCCACTGGCGAGGATACCACTCCCACCTCAATGCGCTCCTCTTTCAGGGCAACGCGTGTGCCCGGCGTGGTGCCGCTCTGCATATTGATGCGGATATCCGGATACAGGCTGTGAAATTTTTCAAGATAAGGCAGCAGGAAAAAGCGGGCGATCATGTCACTAGTGCCCAGGC
The DNA window shown above is from Eubacterium limosum and carries:
- a CDS encoding LysR family transcriptional regulator; translated protein: MNVNFEHYKVFYYVARHGTITQAAQALYISQPAVSKSIHLLEKELSCELFHRNQKGMTLTPEGEMLYGHVAKAYEQLALGEKKLWEMLNLNNGVVRLGTSDMIARFFLLPYLEKFHSLYPDIRINMQSGTTPGTRVALKEERIEVGVVSSPVAASDDIEIHPIREIQDVFVAGLDYAPLAEKVLSFEEIMAHPIICTERNTASRHYLDSFFLKHKIRLEPAFELGTMELIMPYAERNLGIGIAVRDVAQERLEQGSLIEIRAKIEMPKRQICVIKRKKGGISKAAEAFLDIILP